In Lolium rigidum isolate FL_2022 chromosome 3, APGP_CSIRO_Lrig_0.1, whole genome shotgun sequence, the genomic window TCTTTTCTTGGTATCGGTGTCTCTCTGATGGTTTTTCCGTtagtttgttttcttgatggatgGATTTCTAAGTAGACCTGCATGTAGCGAATTACGATTTTGCTCAGTGACCCCTAGTTTGGTCATTCTGGAAATTTTTAATTCATCCTGCTAATCATTATGGGTGTAATCTTTGTTGCGCATACCATTGATAATGTTCTCACGCTTCCAGAATATGCAAGGATTCTCGATTAAATTTTGTTAGTAAATTACACACATTATAAAGCTCATGAATTGGCTTCCACATTTGATGTTTGACGTCTCTCAGTTCATGTGAATCATTAGTAATCTGATGAATACTGGATTGTGCAGGTGTCTGGCAGTCAAGATGCTTCAGCTAGAAGGAAGACAAGCAAGTACTTCGCACCCAAAACAGAAAAAGATTCAGATGTTACCGACAAGAGTTTGCCTAAAAGAAAACTTCACAAAAGCAGCGACCAACTTGAGGATGACAGCAAGCCTTTGGCAGCAAACAGAGTCCTTAAGGctgaagaagaagacgacgacgatgactttGTGGCGCCTTCCAAAAGGAAAACCCCTGTGAAGCCACCACCATCAAAGAAGTTGAAGGCTGCATctaatgatgatgacgaggatgaaAGGATGGATGAAGATGCCAAGACCCCTTCCAAAGCAGCTGGAAGGGGAAGAGGgaggggaaggggaggaagaggagcagtCCATGCAAAGACTGCTACTCCTGATGATGATGTTGGTGGTGGGGAGGACAGGATGGATGAAGATGCTAAGACTCCCTCCAAATCAACTGGAAGGGGAAGAGGAAGGGGAAGGGGTGGAAGAGGCGGAGGAACAGCTCATGGAAAGACTACTGGTCTTGATGATGATGCTGAGGAGGACAGGATGGATGAAGATGATAAGACCCCTTCCAAAGCAGCTGGaaggggaaggggaggaagaggagcaggatCTACTCCTGggggaagagggagaggagggggtgGGAGAGGTTTCATGAATTTTGGTGAAAGGAAGGATCCTCCTCACAAAGGGGAGAAGGTAAatcataattgttgtcacatcaaTAGTTTCTGAAAAAACCCAACGGCAAACATTTTATTCCATGTTCTGTAGGAAGTCCCAGAGGGTGCCCCTGACTGTTTAGCTGGTCTGACATTTGTCATAAGTGGCACTCTTGACAGGTGCGGGTACTTTCTTCGTTGATATCAAGTGCTTTGTCTTATGATCATGCAACTACCAGTATGCGTAACTATTCTAGCAATTCCAGCTTTCCTGATGGAGATGATACTTACAATAAACCATCATACTTCTCTTTTTTTGCAGTCTTGAACGGGAGGAAGCAGGTGATGTAATAAAGCGTTATGGGGGCCGTGTGACTGGCTCTATTAGTAAAAAGACGGTATGTGTAGCACTATATAGCTAGCTGCTGTAAGTGTTAATTGTCTATCATTGCTGTGTGTTGACATTGCTTGTTGACAGAATTACCTGTTGGCTGATGAAGACGTTGGTGGTGTGAAATCTAACAAAGCAAAAGATCTGGGGTATTATTTGCTTTGTTTTGAAAAGGATGCTGCGAGCTTGTTTAAGTTGTCACCTCTTAAGACATGCTCACGTTTGTTGCAGGGTCCCATTCTTGACTGAAGATGGTTTATTTGATATGATCCGGAAATCAAAGCCTGCAAAGGCTCCTGCAAACAAACATGAAAATAACAGCAACTCTGAAAAGCTACAGAAATCACAGACGAAGAGCTCTCCAGTTAAAGTTGAGAAAAGAGGTAACCAGGAACTTCTGGATTGTAATGAATCTATAGTTCTATAGCACATACACATTCCTGCTTAGTTGCATGAACTTGAACGTGATTGTAGTGTTTGTTCTGTCTTCTTTCTCTCTAACACCGTGTATGTTACTTTGATCTTACAAATATCATATCCATTTGTATGATTTTTTCTTCATATTTATCACTTCTCATGTTGTTAATGCTTATGCAAATATGGTTTTTGAATCTTCAGCTGTTGAGCAAGTCAGTACCATGGACAAGAGTATTGCATCAAAGAGTGAAATTGCTTCCACTAACAACCAAAAGGCCAAGGTTGTTGACCGTGGTTCTTTGCAATGGACAGAAAAATATCGGCCAAAAGTTCCGAACGACATAGTAGGCAACCAATCAATGGTGAGAAGTTTCGCTTTTGGTTATTTTGGTCATGTACATGTATGGACAAGCAACTTAGTTTGAATAAACTTTTGATACATAGGTTAAACAACTTCATGATTGGTTGAAAAGTTGGGAGGAACAATTCCTTCATCCTGGCCAAAAGGGTAAAGGAAAGAAGCAAACCGATGGTGGAGCTAAAAAGGCTGTATTGCTGAGTGGACCTCCAGGTATTGGTAAGACCACAACTGCAAAAGTTGTCAGTCAGATGCTTGGATTGCAGGCCATTGAGGTTTGTCTTTTTTCTTACGTATAATACTTATTTATCTTTTGGACAACTATTTGTTCTTTATTTACCTCTGAGACATAAATTAAAATGATGTATTCATAACAGGTTAATGCAAGTGATAGCCGCGGTAAAGCAGACTCCAAGATCGAGAAAGGTGTTGGGGGGAGCACATCAAATTCTATCAAAGAGCTTATCAGCAATGCCACTCTCAATTATAGTGACAACCGGTCTGTACCATAGACCATATGATGAACTTTTTGTACCCTTGACccttgattttatttttgtgataATAAAGTGTCGAACAATTTCACAGGACAAAGAAGCCTAAGGCTGTACTAATCATGGATGAAGTTGACGGTATGTCTGCTGGCGATAGGGGTGGAGTTGCTGATCTTATTGCCAGCATCAAGATATCCAAGATTCCTATAGTTTGCATTTGCAATGACCGTTTTAGCCAGAAATTGAAGAGCCTTGTAAATTACTGTTTGCTACTCAACTTCAGGAAACCAACAAAGCAACAGGTTATTTCATGCCACATTCGTATTAATAATGATTTATGTAAAGTATTATTAGTTTTCCTACTGTTGTCTATTACCTTGTTATTGCCCTTACTGCTGACTTGACAACTGACATGCTGTTCTCACTTCTAAGTTGCTTGCAATATCTAGGCAGAGATGTTATTAGCGTGCTGCTACTCATTTTATCCCATACAAATCGTCTGTTTAATCTTGTTTTCCTGAACataagaaaacatggttatctcaTGTAAAGGTTCTTCCTGGTTTATTTTTTCCATCTCCTCACACTATATATATTAAGATGGAACATGCTTACTGCTATTTGCACAAAAGTTTGTACTTTGGGGTTGGTTCTAACTTCTGTACTCAACAGATGGGTAAGAGGTTGATGGAGATTGCCAGAAAAGAAGGTATTCAAGCTCAAGAGGTGTGCTCAATATGCTCTCAGAGTTCTGTCATCGATCAAAACTTCAAAAACACATGAATAGTATCACAATTAATTTGAACTTAAATTAAATATAGCTTCCTTTACGTGTATGTTTCCATTACTATGCTTTTCAGTTTCAGTTGCTAATATATGGTTTTCTCATCTGCTAGAATGCGATGGAAGAGCTTGCAGAAAGAGTACATGGAGATATTCGCATGGCACTCAACCATTTGCAATACATGAGTCTCTCACAGTCTGTGGTCAAATATGATGATATAAGATTACGCCTTAATAGTAGTGCCAAAGATGAAGATATCTCTCCATTCACGGCTGTGGACAAGTATGATCCTTCTTTAGTGTATCAGATTGTATTCTATGGAGTTATTTAGTATTTTTATAGTCAGTTTTTCTATGATCTGTTCATGTTTATTGATTAATATGCCTGTGGTGTCATAAAAGTGTCCTGTCTAATTTGGTAAGTTTTAAAGATGACCAAAGTTCCTGATTACTCTACTCTACTCTACTGGTCGCTTCTTTTTTGATATTTCTAATATCCTATAGGGATGACTACTGATTTGTCTTGGAAATTATATCACATAATGGCAGGGTAGATGGGTATAGTTTGTTCATGCTTTTGTGTTCTTTTCAGGGAAGAATGAAACTATATTGTTCATGTTTTTGCATTTTATATGGAAATATTTTCTATTGAGTTTTGAACCAAAGTTCACCCTTTTCTAGGTCCTACTGTTTATCCATTGCAAAAACACATAATGCTGATGCGGATGATAAAATTCAGTTGACGGTTTCATTCCGTGCTAAATAGATTTAGGATAAGACCTTTGTACATGTACTGAGTTGCAGCCCTAGAGATTTTGGTGATTTTAATATAAAAATGTTTCAAAATAGTTTTTTGTAGCGGCTAAGCATGCAAATTCCCAACTATTTTAGACACTTGAAGTTGGAACTATTTGCTCCTGCAATTTATTAGTTTTGTAGCGGCTAACATGTAATTTCCCAATTATA contains:
- the LOC124702883 gene encoding replication factor C subunit 1-like; amino-acid sequence: MSSDIRKWFMKPHDKNAGAAKPSGTGTGAAAAKKPVLSIPEKPAPSSVSGSQDASARRKTSKYFAPKTEKDSDVTDKSLPKRKLHKSSDQLEDDSKPLAANRVLKAEEEDDDDDFVAPSKRKTPVKPPPSKKLKAASNDDDEDERMDEDAKTPSKAAGRGRGRGRGGRGAVHAKTATPDDDVGGGEDRMDEDAKTPSKSTGRGRGRGRGGRGGGTAHGKTTGLDDDAEEDRMDEDDKTPSKAAGRGRGGRGAGSTPGGRGRGGGGRGFMNFGERKDPPHKGEKEVPEGAPDCLAGLTFVISGTLDSLEREEAGDVIKRYGGRVTGSISKKTNYLLADEDVGGVKSNKAKDLGVPFLTEDGLFDMIRKSKPAKAPANKHENNSNSEKLQKSQTKSSPVKVEKRAVEQVSTMDKSIASKSEIASTNNQKAKVVDRGSLQWTEKYRPKVPNDIVGNQSMVKQLHDWLKSWEEQFLHPGQKGKGKKQTDGGAKKAVLLSGPPGIGKTTTAKVVSQMLGLQAIEVNASDSRGKADSKIEKGVGGSTSNSIKELISNATLNYSDNRTKKPKAVLIMDEVDGMSAGDRGGVADLIASIKISKIPIVCICNDRFSQKLKSLVNYCLLLNFRKPTKQQMGKRLMEIARKEGIQAQENAMEELAERVHGDIRMALNHLQYMSLSQSVVKYDDIRLRLNSSAKDEDISPFTAVDKLFGFNGGRLRMDERMDLSMSDPDLVPLIIQENYINYRPSAVGKDDSGVKRMNYLARAAESLADSDIVNVQIRRYRQWQLSQAACFASSIVPAALMHGNREVLEAGERNFNRFGGWLGKYSTTNKNKRLMEDVHSHILASQQANVDREALRLDYLTLLLRQLTGPLKTMPKDEAVQKVVEFMDTYCLTQEDFDTLVELSKFKGHPNPMDGIQPAVKSALTKAYKQGSSCRVIRSADQINIPGMKKTLKKRVAAILEPLDESLPEENGVASAEGDEDEASDAENDDELAPGDSKPTLDLQSDKKKGIQVQLDLKTNGNGSSAKKAPAKSKASGSAGKAAGGSAGKRKR